The sequence below is a genomic window from Aphanothece sacrum FPU1.
GACCTGAGATATTTTTCCCGGCTTCAATCCGTAAAGGTAAAAAGCAATCTTTATCTGTTCCGGTTAATTCAACCCTGTTGAGTTACTTGGAACTCTATCAACCCCCAACGGACGGTTATTTATTCCCCTCACCTCGGAACCCAGAACAACCGATCAGCTATGAAGCGGTTTACAAGTATTTGAAAGTTACAGCTGAAAAAGCTGGCTTGAGTCACGAAAAAATCGGCACTCACTCAGGGCGGCGTTCCCTAATTACCAACTTAGCTAAGCAAGGGGTTCACCCGCGAGTGATTCAAACGATTAGCGGGCATCAGAGTTTGTCGAGCTTACAACGGTACATCGAAGTTAGTGACGCTCAAAAGGTTAACGCCCTTGAGAGCATCTGCTAAAGAAGCTGCTTGGTAATTTCTGGCTTAGCTTTTCCTAGATAAACACTTCTCAATATACCTTGTTCCCTAAACCTGATGTACCAATAATAATTTTTCCCGATCTTTTTTAAATCAAATGTACCCTTAAGTCCTTTAGAATTAGCTTTGTCAACAATTTTCTGAGATGGGGTTAGGGAACACTTTAATGCGCGATCGCTATCTGGTTGTTCCCTAATTTCCTGTTCCCTAAAAACATCTGTATGTATTTCCTGTTCCCTAAAAGTCTTTGTACTGTTTTGTTGTTCCCTAATTTCCTGTTCCCTAAAAACATCTGTATGTATTTCCTGTTCCCTAAAAGTCTTTGTACTGTTTTGTTGTTCCCTAATTTCGCAGTCGTTCCACGCTTCCTCATAAGCTTCAAAACAGGGGTAGTCATCAGGGTCGGGCGGTTCGTCTACAACTTCTTGGAAAATGGTTAATTGTCCGTTGGGTTCACTTTCAAAGGGGATATCACCAAAATGAGCGGGGTTCCATGATGTAGGTTTTGTGCTTTTTGGAGAAATGTTTTTAAGTTCTAAGTCCTCACAAATGTGTTCATATTGATAGGGTCTTTCAAAGTCATGAAGTTGACAATATGTCCCGTCTAAATGTTTACAATCCACACACCAATAAACAGGTTTACACAAGATTTTAGGGAACCATTCTTTAGTAGTTCCCATATCCAATAGATAGCTATTGTCATTTTCTTTGACAATCTCATAGTTTCCTTTACGGGTTACAGGTTTAACATACTTTCCGTTAACACTAAATCTCATAGCTTACCTTTGGGTTAGTATGTTAATAGTTTTAATTTCTTCGATTAAGTTAAATAATTTTTCATTATTGCTTTTTAGCATTCTGATCAGGAGAATATCATTATCCTCCGTCGGTACAAGCATCATCTCTAAGGAGTCAATCAAACCATTTCTCTCTAGATAAATATCGATTAGTTTAATGGTTAACTTATCCGACCTTAAGAAGATTTCCTCTAATTTACGTCCTTCTTCCGTTATTGCATCTATGTCAGGATGCTTGTTTATAGCAACTAAATCACTATTAATCAAAAGTCTTTTGTCGGACATTGGATGAATCCTACAAACATTAAATGAACCACAATGTCCACATATTAACCGGCCGTATAAAGGACTTTGGCGATCTCTTAATTCAATAATTCCTATGTTGTTAATTCTCTGACAATTTAAGCATTCGTAATGTTTAATCATTTTAAAATCCCTCTATGGTATCGTTTTCTTTTTCGATTTCTTCTCTAGTTTCTTGTTCTTTAATTAAATCTAAAATTTGTCTAGCGATAGAAATTCTTTCTTTATGGGTTAAACCGTAACATTGTAAACTCCAAAGATAAAACATTATTTGATTGTCAATGTCTCCATAAAAGCAGTGTGACATATTGTTTGCTATAGCTGATTTGGCAATAATTCGTACTTCTTTGTGGGTTAGAACTTTATGCCCATAACATAAGTCATCGTCTTCAAAAACATTATTATAAGCAATCGTCTCAATCAAACTACGAAAGCCTTTTTTTAGGCTATATCCATCCTTTTCTATGAGCATTTAATTAACTCCCTCTTGATTAATGTGTGTAGATTGTTCCCTAACCCGACTAGACGGGTTAGGTTATTTGGTACGTGGGCGATCGCGGTTTTAGATCAAGCTTGGGGGAAAGAAGGGCGCGATCGCGCACCAAACCCCGACCATTCCCCATAGGGCCAATGCTCCATTTTTCGACTGGTTGCAAATTTTTCGGTCGGGTCGGTAATGGCGGTGATGGTCATTTATGATGGCTTTGAAAAGGCGAAAAATTCTTCTATATAGATAGAAATTGTTTGACGCTCTATTCAACTGGGATTTTTCTGGGTTTGGCATAAAGCTCTAAGGGGGCGGTGATGGATCGAAGCGGATTGATGCCAATTGGCACAAAAAAATATAGTCATTAATTTTCTGCCAATTGGCACTGTTAATTAGTTTCTAAAAACTCCTTACCTTTTCAGGACAAATGTTTTTAGGGAACAAATCCGCGATCGCGATCGCTTAAAACAATTTAGGGAACACATGGAACAGTTAGCCCTAGTTATGGCCAAGGGGTTTGACGGTTTTAGACTTTCCGTCTTATCGTCTGGGATGCCTGACACATCAATACCCAAAGCAGTCATTACCTGTTTTGGTGATTTCTCTAGAAGAACGCACATTTTTGCGGTTATATCGGTTCCAGGCGTTTTTTGCCTGGCCACATAAAATTTAACCGTTGAGTAAGCCAAACCCAAGGCCTCAGCAAAAGACTTTTGAGTGTAACCGCGTTCTTCGATCAAGTCTTTCAATGGTTTATTAACCTCTCGTGTATCTTGTTTCATTATACCTCACGAGTCTACTTTAGTAGCTTGACAAGATTACTTAAAGCTACTAAAGTAGACGTAATAGACAACACAAACCCCTTCCCTTAAGGACTTCCTGGCTGGTTAAGTCATAGTTAGGGAACAGGTTATAGTTTAGTGTTGTAACGAATTGCTAATTAATTGGGAGGTGTTTAATTAAAAATTAGGCTATTGAGTGACACAAGCAAACTTTTTACCATTACAGTTTCCTATTGTCTTTAAGTCTAAGGGGAATTATTAATAGGCTTGAATTTCCCCTTATTTCTTCCCTCAAATTGTTCCCTAATTAGGGATTGTTCCCTAACTTACTCAACTTTAGGTCTTTATTATGGACGCTAATCCTCAAACTCTCTTAAAAGGGCTTTGCTCTCGTATTTTTCACAATGGACATGAAATAAGTTGTCAGGACTTTTTGCCCCGTGTCTACATGGATCAAGAGGTTTATGAGATTTTACCCAACTACTTACAACACATTCTAAATGTCATTACGGAGCAAGTAGATAACGGTAAATGGCTAGAATTAGATGAGGCCATAGAATTATTTCATCGCTCATCCTTTTCTTGGCTATATATGGGAGCAATCGCACAAGTTGTTAAAGAGTTGAAAATTTATCAAGGTAAATTTAAGACCTTTAAAGATTTTTGTGAAAAAGCCCTAGACCGTAGCAGAAGTTATATAGAACGGCTTATTAAAGCTTCTAAAATCGTAATAGAATTAGCACAGATGGGCTTTAGTAAATTACCAGTTAATGAGGCACAAGCACGGCCATTAACTAAGTATCAGGGGGATGAATTAGCGGATAGATGGAATGAGGTT
It includes:
- a CDS encoding helix-turn-helix domain-containing protein, which gives rise to MKQDTREVNKPLKDLIEERGYTQKSFAEALGLAYSTVKFYVARQKTPGTDITAKMCVLLEKSPKQVMTALGIDVSGIPDDKTESLKPSNPLAITRANCSMCSLNCFKRSRSRICSLKTFVLKR
- a CDS encoding tyrosine-type recombinase/integrase, which gives rise to MVKCGGQVKVLDTKQWSKLEKNCLSQVHQTMWAIMRFTGCRSCEVRFLKVENVYSDPVKGIVRPEIFFPASIRKGKKQSLSVPVNSTLLSYLELYQPPTDGYLFPSPRNPEQPISYEAVYKYLKVTAEKAGLSHEKIGTHSGRRSLITNLAKQGVHPRVIQTISGHQSLSSLQRYIEVSDAQKVNALESIC